Proteins co-encoded in one Capnocytophaga ochracea DSM 7271 genomic window:
- a CDS encoding RagB/SusD family nutrient uptake outer membrane protein, whose protein sequence is MKTNYKLYTLVGLLGLSFTACELKEDLTSVYNANNAYTTEENAQEGVNGIYRYLLGATHTSNFYINDMSTDDCFKDGIAFEIYNENGLSGNVELARCYNGNWQMIGCANTAIDNISMIPESRFKTADRKPELLAEAHFLRAFAFYQLTNAFYRVPLITNGFYEADANPTLATVEELDDQIEQDLLIATNNLPDEWGTTTEGASGRPTKGAAYGYLMRLNMRKAGRLREEGKDATAAWQAALMYADQVITSGKYALQAKVFDVFDPSKPETLNNNEIIFAIRASDKVPSGSSDLALYFTPWEYDMGWNNINMPLELYWKFDSDDQRLKELIVTSFNNVYGKPIKYISPKLNEVGTLRNEKSNPQIVENDAVYTKKYKYTKPGTYNYNTPNNLILLRYADVLLCKAEILNELNGPTQESVDLINKIRERAFENSNHNYTLANFASKEDMRSKLCDERLFELNMEGVRRVDLIRMGLWKDRLDAYMDLVKQKLETKEANLNARRDPNVVKNPYDLSPEWKVYPKFSNPFKPYDKRRYYPIPGVYSNKFPDLQNNRSFREQ, encoded by the coding sequence ATGAAAACGAATTATAAACTATATACATTGGTAGGTCTTTTAGGACTCTCGTTTACCGCTTGTGAACTCAAAGAAGATTTAACTTCGGTTTACAATGCTAATAACGCCTATACTACCGAAGAAAATGCACAAGAAGGTGTAAACGGAATTTATCGTTACCTTCTTGGGGCTACACACACAAGCAACTTCTACATCAACGATATGTCTACTGATGACTGTTTTAAAGATGGTATTGCTTTCGAGATATACAATGAAAATGGTCTCTCTGGCAACGTAGAACTTGCGAGATGCTACAATGGTAACTGGCAAATGATTGGTTGTGCCAATACTGCTATTGACAATATCTCAATGATTCCCGAATCTCGTTTCAAAACCGCCGATAGGAAACCAGAGCTCTTAGCCGAAGCCCACTTTTTGCGCGCTTTTGCTTTCTATCAGCTTACCAATGCTTTTTATCGAGTACCTTTGATAACAAATGGTTTCTACGAAGCTGATGCTAATCCTACTTTGGCTACTGTTGAGGAATTAGATGACCAAATAGAACAAGATTTGCTCATTGCTACTAATAACCTTCCCGATGAATGGGGTACTACAACAGAGGGAGCTTCAGGTCGTCCTACCAAAGGCGCGGCTTATGGCTATTTGATGCGTCTTAATATGCGTAAAGCAGGGCGTTTGCGTGAAGAAGGTAAAGATGCTACTGCTGCTTGGCAAGCTGCTTTAATGTATGCAGACCAAGTGATAACCTCAGGTAAATACGCCTTACAAGCTAAAGTGTTTGATGTGTTCGACCCTTCTAAGCCTGAAACCTTAAATAATAACGAGATTATCTTTGCTATACGAGCAAGTGATAAAGTGCCTTCAGGTTCTTCAGATTTAGCTTTGTATTTCACTCCTTGGGAATATGATATGGGCTGGAACAATATCAATATGCCTCTGGAATTGTACTGGAAGTTTGATAGTGATGACCAACGTCTTAAAGAACTTATTGTAACTTCTTTCAACAACGTGTACGGAAAACCTATAAAGTACATATCTCCTAAACTTAATGAAGTAGGAACGCTTAGGAATGAAAAAAGTAATCCGCAAATAGTAGAGAATGATGCGGTATATACTAAAAAGTACAAATATACCAAACCAGGAACCTATAATTATAATACACCTAATAACCTCATCTTATTGCGTTATGCTGATGTATTGCTTTGCAAAGCTGAAATTCTTAATGAGCTCAATGGACCTACTCAAGAATCAGTGGATTTGATTAATAAAATTCGTGAGAGAGCTTTTGAAAATAGCAACCACAATTATACCTTGGCAAACTTTGCTTCCAAAGAAGATATGCGTAGTAAATTGTGTGATGAACGCTTGTTTGAGCTTAATATGGAGGGAGTTCGTCGTGTAGACCTTATCCGTATGGGATTATGGAAAGACCGCTTAGATGCTTATATGGATCTTGTTAAACAAAAATTGGAAACTAAAGAAGCCAATTTAAATGCCAGAAGAGACCCTAATGTAGTAAAGAATCCTTATGATTTGAGTCCTGAATGGAAAGTGTATCCTAAGTTCAGCAATCCGTTTAAACCTTATGACAAACGTAGGTATTACCCTATACCAGGGGTGTATAGTAACAAATTCCCTGACCTACAAAACAACCGTTCTTTTAGAGAACAATAA
- a CDS encoding aryl-sulfate sulfotransferase, translated as MRKSIIILFLIIGGVLVSCKKDELFIPKKEDPIPPKKEDPFTPPYQSNLNDFEVSLSKTNNLRAEVTATFSGETSFHIAYWEVNHPAQVQQTNTYQGKGIERKTLLFLKPDRQYSCQIITEKGDKSAVKTFKTKSVEAFLPNATLLIDDLKEDIGGYFFANARMNGTKAIYLTDTKGVVVWYEQVPEEPLVVNYDAQRQQFYILTNPAYPVGSPYTFNAKSIKIIDLFGEVVFQKDFATVPALNGREVHHECRPMPDGSIGLVTYIDKTFDLTAQGGTTTDIVKGDGFVIMNRRGEITQQWSCFDYVDPTTDPNIKIQGVKKDWLHANSFNYDSEGNYYMTFNRYGELWKIDGKTGKLLYRIGENGTIKPEKKYFTHGMHCANPKAPNEVLVIDNARSDSDTGSRAILYKVNEQSKTVTVPMAVALPKDLSSSNRSNAQFIGEDLLLITLSTKKQIIITDRNETPTIKRSFMLPFTFYRAQYIPTIKY; from the coding sequence ATGAGAAAATCGATTATTATTTTGTTTTTAATCATAGGGGGGGTATTAGTTTCTTGTAAAAAAGACGAACTTTTTATCCCTAAGAAAGAAGACCCTATTCCCCCTAAAAAAGAAGACCCTTTTACCCCTCCGTATCAGAGTAATCTTAACGATTTTGAGGTGTCTTTGAGCAAGACGAATAACCTTCGCGCGGAAGTAACTGCAACTTTCAGCGGAGAAACGTCCTTCCATATAGCTTATTGGGAAGTGAACCATCCGGCACAAGTACAGCAAACCAATACCTACCAGGGCAAAGGGATAGAACGTAAAACGCTATTGTTCCTCAAACCCGATAGGCAATATAGTTGCCAAATCATTACCGAGAAAGGAGATAAGTCGGCAGTAAAAACCTTTAAAACAAAAAGTGTGGAGGCTTTCCTTCCTAATGCAACATTACTCATAGACGACCTAAAAGAAGATATAGGTGGTTATTTTTTTGCAAATGCCCGTATGAATGGTACAAAAGCCATCTATCTGACAGATACAAAAGGAGTAGTAGTATGGTATGAGCAAGTGCCCGAAGAGCCTTTGGTCGTAAATTACGATGCACAGCGTCAGCAGTTTTACATTCTTACCAATCCTGCTTACCCTGTTGGAAGTCCTTATACTTTCAATGCTAAAAGTATTAAAATTATAGACCTCTTTGGGGAGGTAGTATTTCAAAAAGACTTTGCTACTGTTCCCGCACTTAACGGACGGGAAGTGCATCACGAGTGTCGCCCTATGCCCGATGGCAGTATAGGATTAGTGACCTATATTGATAAAACTTTCGACCTCACTGCACAAGGCGGTACAACCACCGATATTGTAAAGGGTGATGGTTTTGTGATTATGAATAGAAGAGGAGAAATCACCCAGCAATGGAGTTGTTTTGATTATGTAGACCCCACTACCGACCCTAATATAAAAATACAAGGAGTAAAAAAAGATTGGCTACACGCCAACTCCTTTAACTACGATAGCGAAGGTAATTACTATATGACGTTTAATCGTTATGGAGAACTTTGGAAAATTGACGGTAAAACAGGGAAGTTACTATATCGGATAGGCGAAAATGGCACCATAAAACCTGAGAAAAAATACTTTACTCACGGAATGCACTGTGCTAACCCGAAAGCACCTAACGAGGTGTTAGTGATTGACAATGCGCGTTCAGATTCCGATACAGGCTCGAGAGCTATTTTGTATAAAGTAAATGAACAAAGTAAAACAGTAACAGTTCCTATGGCAGTAGCCCTTCCCAAAGATTTATCCTCATCAAACCGTAGCAATGCCCAATTTATAGGTGAGGACTTGTTACTAATCACGTTGAGTACCAAAAAACAAATAATCATTACCGACCGCAACGAAACACCCACCATAAAACGTTCTTTTATGTTGCCTTTTACTTTCTATAGAGCACAATATATCCCAACTATTAAATATTAA
- a CDS encoding glycoside hydrolase family 20 protein, with product MKKLIFSLVTLCLMACKGTEPVIHYEVIPLPQSISYTHQKPFELDAQTVITYPQDDALLQRNAQFLASYLKEITGLTLTTEPNVNSGKVIRLKTDLKKPNQEAYQLTVASEQITIDGASPAGVFYGIQTLRKSIDVTEPKSLAFPTAVIDDAPRFAYRGMHFDVSRHFFTVDFIKQYIDILALHNLNKFHWHLTDDQGWRIEIKKYPRLTEVGSTRKETLIGHLLKDKPHQFDGKPYGGFYTQEQIKEIVKYAQDRYITIIPEVDIPGHTLAVLTAYPELGCTGKDYAVGTKWGVFDDVLCAGNEASYEFLEGVFDEITELFPSKYIHVGGDECPKTRWKECPKCQAKIKALGLKGDAEHTAEQKLQGYVVSRVEQFLKKKGREVIGWDEILEGDNISQDAIVMSWRGTEGGIAAAQRHNRAIMTPHYSLYFDYNQGEDPSKEPLSIGEYLPVKKVYDYEPIDPKLTPEQGKYILGAQANLWTEYIASPAHAEYMLLPRLAALAEVQWTAPEKKNYADFLKRLGNLLNYYQKEGYHYAKHILGVTPVIQPAPKKDGIQVELLTVGNGKVYYTTDGTTPDATKTLYTQPIKLSNEVLLKAVAVHKDTISGVFSYQSLFNKATYKPIQLLTETNPKYTFGGATALVDAQIGEDSYIDGHWVGFPGRVGVEAVIDLGREEEFSTLKAGSLADTPNWIFPASEVAIYSSADGKNFQLITQQPLKIAQKTDPIKRVPISLNFAKTKTRYVKVVLKGTVIPEWHEGKGTPALLFVDEIQLM from the coding sequence ATGAAAAAACTTATATTTAGTTTAGTAACACTATGTCTTATGGCTTGTAAAGGCACTGAGCCTGTAATTCATTACGAGGTAATTCCGCTACCACAATCCATTAGTTATACCCATCAGAAACCTTTTGAGCTCGATGCTCAAACCGTGATTACCTATCCACAAGATGATGCCTTACTACAAAGGAATGCCCAATTCCTCGCTTCTTATCTTAAAGAAATCACAGGGCTAACCCTTACCACTGAGCCCAATGTAAATAGTGGGAAGGTTATTCGTCTTAAAACCGACCTTAAAAAACCTAACCAAGAGGCTTATCAACTTACCGTAGCAAGTGAGCAAATTACTATTGATGGAGCAAGTCCCGCAGGTGTGTTCTACGGCATACAAACCTTGCGCAAGTCGATTGACGTAACAGAACCTAAATCCTTAGCGTTTCCTACGGCTGTGATAGACGATGCGCCTCGCTTTGCCTATCGGGGAATGCATTTTGATGTGAGCAGGCATTTCTTTACAGTAGATTTTATCAAGCAGTACATTGATATACTCGCACTTCATAACCTTAATAAGTTCCATTGGCACCTTACCGATGACCAAGGGTGGCGTATAGAAATCAAAAAATACCCTCGCCTTACTGAGGTAGGTTCAACACGCAAAGAAACGCTTATTGGGCATTTGCTCAAAGATAAACCCCACCAATTTGATGGCAAACCTTATGGTGGATTCTACACCCAAGAACAGATTAAAGAGATTGTAAAATACGCCCAAGACCGCTATATTACGATTATTCCCGAGGTAGATATCCCCGGACATACCTTAGCTGTGCTCACGGCTTACCCTGAGTTGGGTTGTACAGGCAAGGACTATGCAGTAGGTACCAAATGGGGCGTGTTCGACGATGTACTTTGTGCCGGCAATGAGGCTTCTTATGAGTTCTTAGAAGGCGTATTCGACGAAATTACCGAACTTTTCCCCTCTAAATATATTCATGTAGGAGGTGATGAATGTCCTAAAACACGTTGGAAAGAGTGCCCTAAATGCCAGGCTAAAATTAAAGCATTGGGCTTAAAAGGCGACGCTGAACACACTGCCGAACAGAAACTACAAGGCTATGTGGTATCGCGCGTAGAGCAGTTTCTCAAGAAGAAAGGTAGAGAGGTAATAGGCTGGGACGAGATTTTGGAGGGAGATAACATTTCACAAGACGCAATTGTAATGTCGTGGCGAGGTACCGAAGGAGGCATCGCCGCAGCACAACGCCACAACCGTGCTATTATGACCCCGCATTACAGTTTGTATTTCGACTATAACCAAGGCGAAGACCCCAGTAAAGAACCACTGTCCATAGGTGAATACCTCCCCGTGAAAAAGGTGTACGACTACGAGCCTATCGACCCTAAACTCACTCCCGAACAAGGTAAATACATCTTAGGAGCACAAGCTAATTTATGGACAGAGTACATCGCGAGTCCTGCACACGCTGAGTATATGCTCTTGCCTCGCTTGGCTGCCTTAGCTGAGGTACAATGGACAGCCCCAGAGAAAAAGAACTATGCCGACTTTTTGAAGCGTTTAGGCAACTTACTCAATTACTACCAAAAAGAGGGATATCATTATGCCAAACACATCTTGGGCGTTACCCCTGTGATTCAGCCCGCTCCTAAGAAAGATGGTATTCAGGTAGAACTCCTCACCGTAGGCAATGGCAAGGTGTACTACACTACCGATGGCACTACTCCTGATGCTACCAAAACGCTTTATACCCAGCCTATCAAACTCAGCAACGAGGTGCTGTTAAAAGCAGTAGCTGTGCATAAAGATACCATAAGTGGAGTGTTTAGCTACCAGTCGTTATTTAATAAGGCTACTTACAAGCCTATACAATTACTCACTGAAACTAATCCTAAATACACTTTTGGAGGGGCTACTGCCTTAGTAGATGCGCAAATAGGTGAAGATTCTTATATCGATGGACATTGGGTGGGCTTTCCTGGTCGAGTGGGAGTAGAAGCAGTAATCGATTTAGGTAGAGAAGAAGAGTTTAGTACCTTGAAAGCGGGTAGCTTAGCCGATACGCCTAACTGGATATTTCCAGCCTCAGAAGTCGCTATTTACAGCTCTGCTGATGGAAAAAACTTTCAGCTCATCACTCAGCAACCTTTGAAGATAGCCCAGAAGACCGACCCTATCAAGCGTGTGCCTATCAGTTTGAACTTTGCTAAAACTAAAACTCGCTATGTGAAAGTAGTGCTCAAAGGTACTGTAATCCCTGAATGGCACGAGGGTAAAGGCACACCAGCCTTACTATTTGTAGATGAAATCCAATTGATGTAA
- the surE gene encoding 5'/3'-nucleotidase SurE translates to MQKPLILVTNDDGITAPGIRYLIDIIKELGEVVVVAPDSPQSGKGHAVTLDTTMYCDPMPSHNGATREYACSGTPADCVKIAKHEVLNGRLPDLCVSGINHGSNASINVIYSGTMSAAIEAGTEGIPAIGFSLLDSSWNADFSQARAYIKHIAEKVLTNGLPKGIVLNVNIPNIKKEEIKGVKVCRQARSRWIESFDKRVNPQGRVYYWMTGTFVNEDQGTDTDQWALENGYISVVPIQFDLTAHQNIQELKQWDF, encoded by the coding sequence ATGCAAAAACCTTTAATATTAGTAACAAACGACGACGGTATTACCGCTCCTGGTATCCGTTATCTGATAGACATAATCAAAGAATTAGGCGAAGTGGTGGTAGTAGCCCCCGATTCGCCACAGAGTGGTAAAGGGCACGCCGTTACCCTCGATACTACTATGTACTGCGACCCTATGCCCTCACATAACGGAGCTACTCGCGAATACGCTTGTAGTGGTACACCTGCCGACTGTGTGAAAATTGCCAAACACGAAGTGCTGAATGGTCGTCTGCCCGATCTCTGTGTGAGTGGTATCAATCACGGTTCCAATGCTTCTATCAACGTGATATATTCAGGAACGATGAGTGCTGCTATTGAGGCGGGTACTGAGGGCATTCCTGCTATTGGTTTTTCATTATTAGACTCCAGTTGGAATGCTGATTTTTCGCAAGCACGTGCTTATATAAAACATATAGCCGAAAAAGTACTCACTAATGGTTTACCCAAAGGAATAGTGCTAAATGTGAATATACCTAATATCAAGAAGGAAGAAATAAAAGGCGTAAAAGTATGCCGTCAAGCACGTTCGCGCTGGATAGAAAGTTTTGACAAACGTGTGAACCCGCAAGGAAGAGTGTACTACTGGATGACAGGTACTTTTGTGAATGAAGACCAAGGTACTGATACTGACCAATGGGCTCTCGAAAACGGCTACATTTCAGTAGTGCCTATTCAATTTGACCTTACGGCTCACCAAAATATTCAAGAGTTAAAGCAATGGGATTTTTAA
- a CDS encoding LTA synthase family protein, with amino-acid sequence MRIREYVVFLYRIFLVYLFYAIARGLFIYMNRGLMGDYNTSDLFYYGLAFDNCAIMYTNLLFILLSLLPLWVNTHRKFQKVVFWSYFIPNTIAYATNFIDMAYYPFSKSRLTSASFAVIEHENNKMKIFSSFLGGYWYMFVGFFLLIALWVFLYKRVKNVEVPIAQKKSYFGWSAVFFLGFGTLIMMAIRGGGFTSDTRPINMLDASRHVNTAPQADAILNTPFCLIRSMGKNKGFKEYHFVDEAYINESLKPIKQYNREVATKPNVVLFILESFGKEYWGCMNTKTHIPDFKSYTPFLDSLAQHSLVLDNAYCTGRQSIHGMSSMLAGIPSFQVAYTSSPYVKQPTQSLVSIAKEMGYDTSFFHSAPNGSMGFLGFSNILGFDHYYGKNEYNNDADDDGHWGIWDEPFFQYMCRTYSQKKQPFLGTIFTLSSHHPFQIPKQYEGKFPKGNLEIHQCIGYTDYALKQFFECAKKQPWYNNTIFAFVNDHPNQIYYDLYKEPITGKGAAIMFYSPNSNLVPKGVNSDITQQIDIYPSLVDLMGYHKPFRSWGRSVFANLPDETPRAFISDALMYQMMQGNYIYIIDETGKVNGVYKKEDGALKNNLLGKEDNAEIQKGIKDLKAFMQDYMDRIINHKLNN; translated from the coding sequence ATGAGAATCAGAGAATATGTAGTTTTCTTATACCGTATCTTCTTGGTATACTTATTTTATGCCATTGCACGTGGTTTGTTTATCTATATGAATCGCGGACTGATGGGTGATTATAACACATCCGACCTTTTCTATTATGGATTGGCGTTTGATAACTGTGCTATAATGTACACTAATTTGCTGTTCATACTGCTCAGTTTACTACCTTTGTGGGTAAATACCCATAGGAAATTTCAGAAAGTAGTTTTTTGGTCGTACTTTATACCTAATACGATTGCTTATGCCACCAATTTTATTGATATGGCATACTACCCTTTTAGCAAGTCTCGCCTTACTTCGGCATCGTTTGCAGTTATAGAACACGAAAACAACAAAATGAAAATATTCAGTAGCTTTTTAGGAGGCTATTGGTATATGTTTGTAGGCTTCTTTTTACTGATAGCTCTTTGGGTTTTCCTTTATAAACGCGTGAAAAACGTCGAAGTGCCTATTGCTCAAAAGAAATCTTATTTTGGTTGGTCTGCTGTATTTTTCTTAGGCTTCGGTACTCTGATAATGATGGCTATACGAGGCGGTGGTTTTACTTCGGATACACGCCCTATCAATATGCTCGATGCTAGCCGACACGTAAATACAGCTCCTCAGGCTGATGCGATACTAAACACGCCTTTTTGTCTCATTCGCAGTATGGGTAAGAACAAAGGATTTAAAGAATATCACTTTGTAGATGAAGCCTACATCAATGAGAGTTTAAAACCTATTAAGCAGTATAACCGCGAAGTAGCTACCAAGCCTAATGTCGTCCTCTTTATTTTAGAAAGTTTCGGCAAAGAGTATTGGGGCTGTATGAATACTAAAACCCATATTCCTGACTTTAAGTCGTATACACCCTTCTTAGACTCGTTAGCACAACATTCACTTGTGCTCGACAATGCTTATTGTACAGGACGTCAGTCTATACACGGAATGTCGTCAATGTTGGCAGGAATTCCCTCTTTTCAAGTCGCTTACACCTCATCACCTTATGTGAAACAACCCACACAATCTTTGGTGTCTATCGCCAAAGAAATGGGCTACGATACCTCTTTCTTCCATTCAGCACCCAATGGTTCTATGGGATTCTTAGGTTTTTCTAATATCTTAGGTTTCGACCATTACTATGGTAAGAATGAGTACAATAACGATGCTGATGACGATGGACACTGGGGAATTTGGGACGAACCTTTTTTCCAATATATGTGCAGAACTTATTCTCAAAAGAAACAACCTTTCTTAGGCACTATTTTCACACTCTCCTCCCACCACCCTTTTCAAATTCCTAAGCAATATGAGGGCAAATTCCCTAAAGGCAACTTAGAAATTCACCAATGTATTGGCTATACCGATTACGCTCTCAAACAATTCTTTGAGTGTGCTAAAAAACAACCTTGGTATAACAATACTATCTTTGCTTTTGTCAATGACCACCCTAACCAAATCTATTACGACCTTTACAAAGAGCCTATTACAGGCAAAGGAGCGGCAATTATGTTCTACAGCCCTAACTCTAATTTGGTGCCAAAGGGTGTAAATTCAGATATTACTCAGCAAATAGATATTTATCCTTCGTTAGTAGACCTAATGGGTTACCATAAGCCTTTCCGCTCTTGGGGGCGCAGTGTGTTTGCCAATCTTCCTGATGAAACGCCTCGCGCTTTTATCTCCGATGCGCTTATGTACCAAATGATGCAAGGTAATTACATCTATATCATCGACGAAACAGGCAAGGTAAACGGAGTGTACAAGAAAGAAGACGGTGCTCTCAAAAACAATCTCTTGGGCAAAGAAGACAATGCCGAAATACAAAAAGGTATTAAAGATTTAAAAGCCTTTATGCAAGACTATATGGATAGAATTATCAACCATAAATTGAATAATTAG
- the trxB gene encoding thioredoxin-disulfide reductase: MANIEKIKCLIIGSGPAGYTAAIYASRANLSPVLYQGEQPGGQLTTTNEVENFPGYPEGVMGSEMMIQLEQQAKRFGADIRNGWVTKVDFSAHPHKVWVDDQELHADAVIIATGASAKYLGLPSEQHYLQTGGGVSACAVCDGFFYRNQHVAIVGAGDSACEEALYLANLCSKVTMFVRRDEFRASQIMKERVLNSPKIEVLFNTETEEILGDGQVVTGIKVRNNKTGEISEIAITGFFVAIGHKPNTDVFKPYIDTDEVGYIKNVAGTSLTNVAGVFVAGDAADTRYRQAITAAGSGCMAALDAEKYLLTLE, encoded by the coding sequence ATGGCAAACATTGAAAAGATAAAATGCCTAATTATAGGCTCAGGTCCTGCGGGCTATACTGCCGCTATTTACGCTTCGCGCGCGAACCTAAGCCCTGTGCTTTACCAAGGAGAACAACCTGGTGGACAGCTCACTACTACTAACGAAGTAGAGAATTTTCCGGGATATCCTGAGGGAGTAATGGGTAGCGAAATGATGATACAGTTAGAGCAACAAGCTAAACGCTTTGGGGCTGATATTCGCAACGGCTGGGTGACTAAGGTAGATTTTTCGGCTCACCCACACAAAGTATGGGTAGATGACCAAGAGCTCCACGCTGATGCCGTGATTATCGCTACGGGTGCTTCGGCTAAATACTTAGGTTTACCCTCAGAACAGCACTATTTGCAAACAGGAGGAGGCGTATCGGCTTGTGCTGTGTGCGACGGTTTTTTCTACCGCAATCAACACGTGGCTATTGTAGGGGCAGGCGACTCGGCTTGTGAGGAAGCGCTTTACTTAGCGAATCTTTGCTCGAAAGTAACAATGTTCGTGCGTCGCGATGAGTTCCGCGCTTCACAAATTATGAAGGAACGCGTGCTCAATTCGCCAAAAATAGAAGTGCTTTTCAATACCGAAACTGAAGAAATTCTCGGTGACGGACAAGTAGTTACGGGCATTAAAGTGCGCAACAACAAGACAGGGGAGATAAGCGAAATAGCTATCACAGGTTTCTTTGTAGCTATCGGTCACAAACCTAATACTGATGTGTTTAAACCTTATATCGACACTGATGAGGTGGGCTATATTAAAAATGTAGCGGGCACTTCGCTCACCAATGTAGCAGGGGTGTTTGTAGCTGGTGATGCTGCCGACACGCGCTACCGCCAAGCTATTACGGCAGCAGGCTCGGGCTGTATGGCAGCGTTGGACGCAGAGAAATACCTTCTTACTCTTGAATAG
- the porG gene encoding type IX secretion system protein PorG: MYRFIHITLILLAMHMASAQQHEIGVFLGGSNPISDVGRTYYLYPNKIAFGGIYKWNFHERMAVRVQVTKSELRANDVQSDIPGKRNRGFAYSSDITDLAVGTEFNFFSYRIGNLLDMPMTPYVFVGIAGLWHDDLYFDPSSPKPVEATDTTRRDFDVAVPVAFGFKAKITRRLVLGGEVAFRFALTNNVDGSAPERKSFTFGNIGRSYDWYAFSGLTLTYTFGEWPCYCR, translated from the coding sequence ATGTACAGATTTATACACATTACATTGATACTATTGGCGATGCATATGGCATCGGCACAGCAACACGAAATCGGTGTTTTCTTAGGTGGAAGCAACCCCATTTCAGATGTTGGTAGAACCTATTATTTATATCCTAACAAAATCGCTTTTGGTGGGATATATAAATGGAATTTCCACGAACGTATGGCAGTTCGTGTGCAGGTTACTAAGTCCGAACTTAGAGCTAACGACGTCCAGTCCGATATCCCTGGTAAACGCAACCGAGGGTTCGCTTATTCAAGTGATATTACCGATTTGGCAGTAGGCACCGAGTTCAATTTCTTTAGCTACAGAATCGGCAATTTGCTCGATATGCCTATGACCCCCTATGTGTTCGTAGGTATAGCTGGGCTTTGGCACGACGATTTGTACTTCGACCCCTCCTCTCCCAAACCCGTTGAAGCTACCGATACTACACGTCGCGACTTCGATGTGGCTGTGCCCGTAGCTTTCGGTTTTAAAGCTAAAATCACTCGAAGGCTTGTTTTAGGAGGTGAAGTAGCTTTCCGTTTTGCCCTTACTAACAACGTCGATGGTAGTGCGCCCGAAAGAAAATCCTTTACATTCGGTAACATAGGAAGAAGTTACGACTGGTACGCCTTCTCAGGTCTTACCCTTACCTACACCTTCGGCGAATGGCCTTGCTATTGTAGATAA
- a CDS encoding isoprenyl transferase — MEITNYPKHLAIIMDGNGRWAKKQGLLRAYGHEKGVQTVRQVVEYCVEHRIPYLTLFAFSTENWKRPALEVKALMELLVKFLKKEVDNLHKNNVRLKTIGNLDRFPPKPREALLASIDKLKNNTGLTLTLALNYGAREEILTAIKEIAAKVKEGTLIANTITETTLQKHLYTYDLPDVDLLIRTSGEERISNFLLWQIAYAELYFTEVLWPDFTKKHLEEALSNYQNRERRFGKTSEQLT, encoded by the coding sequence ATGGAGATTACGAACTATCCAAAGCATCTGGCTATTATAATGGACGGTAATGGGCGTTGGGCAAAAAAACAAGGCTTGCTCAGAGCCTATGGTCACGAAAAGGGAGTGCAAACTGTGCGACAAGTAGTGGAATATTGTGTGGAACACCGTATTCCATACCTCACCCTTTTTGCCTTTTCTACCGAAAATTGGAAACGACCCGCCTTAGAAGTAAAAGCCCTAATGGAGCTATTGGTAAAGTTCCTAAAAAAGGAAGTTGATAATTTGCACAAGAATAATGTAAGACTCAAAACCATTGGCAATTTAGACCGTTTCCCTCCTAAACCACGCGAAGCCCTACTTGCTTCTATCGATAAACTCAAAAACAATACAGGGCTTACCCTTACCTTAGCCCTCAACTATGGAGCACGTGAAGAAATCCTAACTGCTATAAAAGAAATTGCAGCAAAAGTAAAAGAAGGCACACTTATTGCTAATACAATTACCGAAACAACACTACAAAAACACCTATACACCTACGACTTACCCGATGTAGACTTACTTATCCGCACCAGCGGTGAGGAGCGCATCAGCAATTTTTTATTATGGCAAATAGCCTATGCCGAACTCTATTTTACTGAAGTATTATGGCCTGACTTCACAAAAAAACACTTAGAAGAAGCCCTATCAAACTATCAAAATAGAGAAAGACGATTTGGAAAAACAAGCGAACAACTTACGTAA